The Altererythrobacter sp. ZODW24 genome window below encodes:
- the yihA gene encoding ribosome biogenesis GTP-binding protein YihA/YsxC, translated as MKDPVSSDPVADIQAREADRLFSGRVEFLLSAPQLKFLPEPTSPEIAFAGRSNVGKSTLLNALTGRRSIARASVTPGRTQELNFFEVGDPTQFRLVDMPGYGFAKAPPKVVDNWKKLVRSYLRGRVVLNRTLLLIDARRGVKDVDREMMAMLDESAVGYRIVLTKADKLKASELEKEVELTLAEARKHQAAFPELHVTSAEKGMGLPELRAAVMADAKL; from the coding sequence GTGAAAGACCCCGTCTCCAGCGATCCGGTAGCGGATATTCAGGCCCGTGAGGCTGACCGTCTGTTCTCGGGCCGCGTAGAGTTTCTGCTCAGCGCGCCGCAGCTGAAGTTCCTGCCGGAACCGACCTCGCCGGAAATCGCCTTTGCAGGACGGTCGAACGTGGGCAAGTCGACGCTGCTCAACGCGCTGACGGGCCGCCGCTCCATCGCGCGCGCATCGGTCACGCCAGGCCGGACGCAGGAATTGAACTTCTTCGAAGTGGGCGATCCAACCCAGTTCCGGCTGGTTGATATGCCCGGCTATGGCTTCGCCAAAGCGCCACCCAAAGTGGTCGATAATTGGAAGAAGCTCGTCCGCTCCTATCTGCGCGGGCGCGTGGTGCTAAACCGAACCCTTCTGCTGATCGACGCACGCCGGGGCGTGAAAGACGTCGATCGCGAGATGATGGCGATGCTAGACGAAAGCGCGGTAGGTTACCGCATCGTGCTGACCAAGGCAGATAAACTGAAAGCCAGCGAGCTCGAAAAAGAAGTCGAACTGACTTTGGCAGAGGCCCGCAAGCATCAAGCAGCCTTCCCGGAACTTCACGTGACAAGCGCGGAAAAGGGTATGGGCCTGCCGGAACTACGGGCAGCGGTGATGGCGGACGCTAAGCTTTAG